A window of Zalophus californianus isolate mZalCal1 chromosome 17, mZalCal1.pri.v2, whole genome shotgun sequence genomic DNA:
ATATTCCAAACACCAGCACAGTGCCTTGTACACAGGAGCCATTCACTAAACAGTTTGGAGTGAACAGATGCAACCCTCATAGTTCTGGATAGTTCTATATAAAACCTTTATGATCTGGTGTCTTTCCAAGTTCTGTGGAATGGTGTTCTTCCAACCCTGTCGTTTGCTGCCAACAATGACTTGCTTGTGTTTTACTATTTCTGCATATTTTGAGTTCCTAGTTAGAGAGCAGCAAATCTACATACATTGTCAACTGTGTAACCTTATTTATACttactgctttttcattttggtttgtttACATTACTGTGTTTTTACCAATGTATAAGAGATAAGGAACACTTATATATGGCATTTCTTTTATACTGTTATCATAGGGTTGTCactaaaatgccatttttttaaggaacactaaagaattttttaaagttttattcaaaACAAGATTATGAAAGGATTCAttgttctcttcttttctagAACCTAGCAAAGTTGATAATCACCTGCAAGGTCACTGGGAAAATCCAAGAATGCTGAAAGGTATGGAACAAAACCACAAACACAATGCATTTGGAAATATTCCTCAAAGCAAAAGTCATTTTCCTTCCAGGCAAAATCATATGCTTGAGTTCTATATAAAAACTTTGAAATCAAATTTAAGTTTAGTCAACCAGAGCAAAAGCTATGAAATTAAAAACTCTACTAAATTCAATGGAGATGAGAAATTATTTCTGCATGATAAGCAGGAAGATTTTAATTCTGCTATTAAACTCCCTATAAGTGCAAAACCTATTAGCAATAAGTCACAAGTCGTTAAGTATCAGAGAACTCGTGAAATAGAGAAACCCCATGTatgcagtgaatgtggaaaagccttcatTAAGAAGTCCCAGCTCACAGATCACCACAGAgttcatacaggagagaaaccttatgGATGCAATATTTGTGCGAAAGTATTCTCCAGAAAGTCCAGGCTCAACGAACATGAGAGAATTCATAAAAGAGAGAAATCCTTTCTATGCAATGATTGTGGAAAAGTCTTCACCATGAAGAGCCGTCTAATTGAACACCAGCgaactcacactggagagaaaccatatgtatgcagtgaatgtggaaaagGTTTCCCAGGGAAGCgtaatctcattgtacatcagCGAAATCATACTGGAGAGAAATGCTATGTatgcagtgaatgtggaaagGGCTTCACTGGGAAGAGCATGCTCATCATACACCAGCGAactcatacaggagagaaaccctacatctgcagtgaatgtgggaaaggcTTCACCACGAAGCACTATGTCATCATACATCAACGAAATCACACAGGAGAAAAACCCTATATatgcaatgaatgtgggaaaggTTTCACGATGAAGAGTCGACTGATTGAACATCAGCGAACTCACACAGGTGAGAAACCCTATGTATGCGATGAATGTGGAAAAGGCTTTCCCAGGAAGAgtaatctcattgtacatcagAGAAATCATACAGTAGAGAAATCCTATGTatgcagtgaatgtggaaaagGTTTCACTGTGAAGAGCATGCTCATCATACACCAACGaactcatactggagagaaaccctacatctgcagtgaatgtgggaaaggcTTCCCCTTGAAGAGTCGACTGGTCGTACATCAACGAacacacactggagagaaaccttacagatgcagtgaatgtgggaaaggtTTCATTGTGAATAGTGGACTGATGTTACATCAGCgaactcacactggagagaaaccctatataTGCAATAAATGTGGAAAAGGTTTTGCCTTTAAGAGCAATCTTGTGGTACATCAGCGaactcatactggagagaaaccctttacatgcagtgaatgtggaaaagGCTTCACCATGAAACGCTATCTCATTGTACATCAACAAATCCATACAGGGGAGAAATCGTACATATGCAGCGAATGTGGTAAAGGCTTTGCTATGGAAACTGAGCTCATTTTACATCAGcaaattcatactggagagaaaccttatgcATGCAATGAATGTGGTAAAGGCTTCACTGTGAAAAGCCGACTAATCGTTCATCAGCGAactcatacaggagagaaaccttttatatgcagtgaatgtggaaaagGCTTCTCCTCAAAGAGAAATCTTATTGTACATCAGAGAACTCATAATGGAAACAAACCTCAATGACACAATGAATAGGGTCACACCCTCTGGAGGAAAATATGCTTTGTGCAACATCAGAGATTTCACACAGAATTGACTTCCTTTATTTGTACTGACTGGAAAATCCCATTTATTACCTACCAGGGAATTTATGCAGCAAACTATGTATACAGTTAATGGAGAAAGCCTTCAATACCAAGTCAGCACCCACTGTACATCAAATAATTCATAGACTAGAAAGACTCTATGGATTTATTAACTGGGGGCCACCTTTCTTTCATTTGTCAAGCCTTGTTAATACACACAAGAAATGTGTAAGTCAAGGTACATAAGCCTTTGCAGAGAATCTGAACCCATTACATACAAGTGAACTCATGCAGGGGACAAACCATGATAGTTCAATGAACTCATTAAACATCAGTGTGCTCCCAGCATCCCTGAGTATAGTCAGTATAGATTAATTAGCCTGTTGCTAGATTTTCACCCTTGGGGAATACTGAATTTGCATAGGAGTGAAGTTTAATGAATGAAGAGAATGTGCTAGTGCCTTCAGTGATCAATTACCTCACATTGTAtgtcaaaacaggaaaaaaaactgatATATTCAATGCAGAAAAGTCCTGAGGAAACATTTCTAGGTAATTACATATCTGAAAAGTATATATTAAGATGAATCTTATGAATGGAGAGCGTAGGAAAGCCTCCTATGGGAATAAAGACCCTGTCTCATCAGTGATCATAATTGATCCTACCAGCGAGCTTACACACAGTAGCAACATGATGACTGTGCAGAAGCCTTTGCCTAGAAGTCACACCTTAATAGCTGTGTGATATTCATGTTAAAGGAAAATGGCAGTGAATATGAATTTTAGTGATACATTCTGCCTCATCATTTCTCATGAATTCATACAGACATAAAACTCATGAACACACTAAATGTAGAGTAACTAGCAAATTATCAGAAATTttgaaggagggcgcctgggtggctcagttggttaagcgactgccttcagctcaggtcatgatcctggagtcccaggatcgagtcctgcatcgggctccctgctcagcagggagtctgcttctccctctgatccttgccccctcatgctctctttcttctctcaaataaataaactctttatttttttaaaggttttttatttatttatttgacagagagagtgagagagcacaagcagggggagcagtagaaggagagggagaagcaggcttcccgccgagcaaaaaacccgatgcagggctcaatcccaggaccctgggatcatgacctgagctgaaggcagacgcttaaccatctgagccacccaggcaccccataaataaaatcttaaaaaaaattttttttgaaggaaagaaGCCTCATGAAAACGATGCATACCTGAGTTTTCCATCACAAGTCTATACTTCTACATCTGATGTCCATTTTGGGGCAGGATACCTTGAACCATATTCTCAGTGATGCCATTGTTTTAAAGTAGGCTATTCTCAACACTGATTAAATTTTAATGTACACAGTGCCGGGATGTTCTGTGCCCAACTTGTATCATATGATTACCTCTTGCATTTCTTGTGTTCTAAAGTCATCTCtttcaggcaaaagaaaaaaagaatatatttataaatgtaatttaacaTATTAGGGTGTATTTATTCAAGTTTGTAAGTAGTTTACAAAAACAACCTTATATATgattttttctaagttttttaaaataattttagactcacaaaaattataaagtacaCAATGTTCCTGAGTACTGTACTCAGCTTTTTCAGTGACATTATCTTACATAACCATAATACATaatcaaaaccaataaaatgacATTGGTACAATGCTGTTAAGTAAACTATAGACCTTATTTGGTTTTCACTAGTGTTTGCATGCATTAATTTATGTGAGGTTTTGTTTAGTGTAGAGTTCTAAGAAACTTTATCACATATATAGATTCCTGTAAATCCCACCACAATCAGGATACAGAATTGTTGTGCCAACACAAAGAAACATCCATGTGCTGCCCCTTTATAGTCACACTCTCCCCACAACCCTGACCCATGGCGACCACTGACCAGTACTCCATCACtctgattttgtcatttcaaggatGCTGTTAAAATGGAATGATAGTGTGACCTTTGTGATAGACTTTATTTCATGCAGCAAATTGCCCTTAAGATTCATCCAATTTGTTGGGCATataaatagttttactttttgttaCTGGGTGGTATTCTTTTGTTATGAATGTACCATGGCTTATCTGTTCAATGTTGGTGGACTTTGGGTTGTTGCTAGTGTTTCactgttatgaataaagatgctatgaATCCAGTTTTGTGGGAacattaagttttcatttctctgggataaatacccatgttgtttgtgtttttaactttttaagaaactgccaaacttttccataGTAGCCAtactaatttacattctcacctTCAGTGTATCCATGCTCCAGTTGTATCTTGTCTAGCACTTGGCACAGTCATATATGATCCCAGACTTCCTATCAGGTATGTGCAGCATATAatggtggtctttttttttttaagattttatttatttatttgagagagagaatgagagatagagagcacgagagggaagagggtcagagggaggagcagactccctgctgagcagggagcccgaggtgggactcgatccggggactccaggatcatgacctgagccgaaggcagtcacttaaccaactgagccacccaggcgccctataatggTGTCTTAACTGATCTTTCCCAAACCTCTACATACACTGAGAACCGTATCAGGTAAAGTTGTCATTTTTGCTTTCAATcatcaaacataattttaaaaactcaaagggGAATAGCCTATTATGCCTGATGatatatttacctttttcattccattttcttcattcctGATGTTTCATGTTTCcttctgtcatttcctttttgttagAACTTCCTTTATCAATTTTTTGAGCAGGTCTGCTGGCAAAAAATCTTAGTTTtcagacacctgggtggctcagttggttaagtgtctgccttcggctcaggtcgtgatccccgggtcctaggatcaagtcccacatcgggctccctgctcagtgaggagcctgcttctccctctccctctgcctgccactctgcctacttgtgctctctctgtcaaataaattagtaaagtcttttaaaaaaaaatcttagttttccttttgttctcccttttgtttttcttgctcttctttATCCAGTTATTTCCCTTGATATAAGAAtatgtgggatgcctgggtggctcagtcagttaagcctctgactcttggttttggctcaggtcatgatctcacagttgtgggatcaagccccacatcaggctctgcactcagtgcagtctgctccagattctctccctccccctctgcccctccccccattcacatgtgtgcatgcatacgtgctctctctcaaataaaatctttaaaaaaaaaggatatgctATCCAGTTTATAAAtccttgtgcccctcccccacaaattTGCTGTACAGTGTtatggcagaattcagttcccaACTTAGTGTTGAGTAATTCAttcctttaaaagtattttttttttttttttgagcatttacaCTGTGTCAGGCACCGTTGTAGTCACTGGGGACACGTCAATGAACAAAAAAGGCAAAGTCATGGCTTTTATGGAGAATATGGTTTAGTGAAGGTGACTgagtaaaataaatgcataatagAAATGTCAGTTgttaagtgctatggagaaataTGAAGCCAAGTACATAGGTTGTAATGGaggagctttttgtttttaaagatttttatttatttgacagagagcacaagcagggggagcagcaggcagagggagaagcaggctctccactgagcaaggagcccgatgtgggactcaatcccaggaccctgggatcacgacctgagccaaaggcagatgcttaaccaactgagccacccaggtgcccctggaggaaCTATTTTAGTATGGGTTTTCAAGGAACGCTGTTCTGAGTAGATGTAATTTGAACTAAGACCTAAGTATACTGAGGGTAACCAGCAAGAGTAATACTTGTAAGCTGGGAACACTCCAGATCTGTTTCCAAGTGTTTTCTCTGGGCTTCCCACCTCAGTATTCTCTGAGAAGTTTGTAAAAgatgtgaattcttttttttttttttaagattttatttgtttatttgacagagatagagagcacaagtaggcagagaggcaggcagagggagagggagaagcaggctctccgctgatcagggaacccgatgtggggctcgatcccaggactctgggatcatgatctgagccgaaggcagccacttaaccaaatgagccacccaggcgccccaaaagatgTGAATTCTTAAACCCCAGACCTCCTAAACCAGAACCTCTAGTATTGGGCCCAAGACcctgtatttataaaatgatttttgtgaCCTATGCTTAAATTTTAACATCTCTGCCCTAAATCCTGGATTAGTGCACCTGTTACCACCACCACACTGTAACAGGATGGATACTGGGTAGAAACTCTCTACAGTACAGAATCAGATATGAGCGTTCTACCAACCAGGCTCTCAGGTCCCCTCTACTTCTTATCCTTTTGTGGATCTACACATCCTGCCATGGCAAGGTCAGATCAGCTCATTCCTGAAACCGATCAGGCAGGTCCCAGAATGGGCTGCCCAGGCTGCCCTGAAAAATCTGGACAAGATGCTGAATTCACTTTTCAGAGCTTGACATCCCAAGTGAATGGGGCTGCCCACTTAATTcctgaagagaataaaatactctattaaaaaattatgcaaacaataaattcttaatgtatagaaattagaaaacatagggggtacctggctggctcagttggtaaaacaTGGAACTTTTGATCCcagggtcgtaagttcaagccccatgttgggcatggagcctactaaaaattttaaagaaatttaaaaaaattagaaaacatatatAAACGATTTAAGAAATTTTGTATCACCCATAATTGTACCTGAGAGTCTAGCATTGTTAACAATATAGTTTCCccaaattttcaaacatatgtaAGTAAATATGAGgctagtttttaaatatttacgtTATGAACATCTACatcattaaatattctaaaacttctaaaattgacatttttataataCTAAAGTAATATAGAATTATGACAcagatatataaacaatggaGAATTACAAAAATTGGGAATGTGAAAACTTCTGACATTCAGTACCCATAAGTACAAACCCTGAAGTAATCCAAACCAAAGGTTTACTTAATCAAACACAAATAAACAGGCAAATGTTTATGATTTGTTTCCATAATGGGGgtcataaaatttatattatcctgcagatgtatttttttcttcttgagaatACAGTTATCTTTCCTTATTTATACTGACAGTTGTAGTATATTCTTTTCAGTTGCTATGTACTGTTTTGGTGAGTGGATGTTCCATAATTTACCCAAGTAAATGTCTATCAtattacatttagatttttttcctttttaattgcaAAAGCCAATTAAGCCCCGTGGTTAATATTAGGAAAAGTTTTTACTAAGTAAACTCTTGCAATTAGAATTTCTAggacaaagagaatgaaaaatttaaattgattcAGGTTGCCTTCTAAAAAGGGAGTAGCTACTTAAATCCTCTATGATTAAACTTCCTCCCACgcctaaataataaaattttaaagtgtgctctctcttaaaaatttggGAACTATGCAAAGTATAATAATTACATTATCTCGTAATTTCATATTCTCCAAAATCCCGGGGTCATCTTAATTTATTTTGGGAAGGAAAACATACATTTGCACCTTCACTTCATCCCTTCTCCACTGGAGATAGTAGCTGTGCATCCACTCCCATGGGGGGATTAGCATTTCTTTACGAAGCTCCACCCTATTGGCTTCGCCCCTTCAATGGCGGTCTTGCTTCTAAACGACAAGGGCCTTACCCACTACACACACAACCGCCGTCTCCCTAAACCTAAGACGTTAGGCGACCACTGCTTTTGTCAACTCTGTGACCGCTGCCTCTCCGGCGACGTCTCAGCGGCTTCTTTCCCCAAGTCGGCCTTGGCCGGAGCCCATCCCAGCCGTACGGACACCTGCCTTCCTCTAAGATGGCCGCGCCCACGGTGCTCCAGCCTAACGTATGCGCTCGGCCCTGCACAGAGGGCGTCGCCATCTTTCTTCCCTCGGCCGATAAACGTGCCTGGTGGCCTTAGGTAGACGCCGACTTCTGAAATCTTACCCAGTCAGCACAGCTTTGTTGAGCATCCCCCGCAACACTGAGTTGGCCTGTAATGATTCCGATCTCCCCACACAGCCGCTGTGGCCCCTCCCATCAGAAACGCCAGGGTGGGCGTGGCCGTTAGGTCATAGAGCGGGGCCGGCCGCCCGAGCTCCGAAATCCCGTAACGCTCCCAGGTCCTCGCGGGAGTCGCTGGCCGGGTGGTTCCGAGTCCCTAGGTACCGCGAGGAAGGGCGCACCGAGAGAAGGGGCTTCGGAAGTGGGTGGCCTTTCGTCGCTGCCAGCAGCGTCTGTAGAGGTTCGGGTTCGGGTGAGTCGGGTTCTGGGTTTAGCTCTCGGCCTGTCGGGTCCGTGAAACGGGAGAATGTGTGAAGAACCGCAGTTGGGATTTTATTTGGATTCACTCATTGAGGaatctggcgggggggggggggggctttgggAGTCAGTGATTAAGAGTCTGAAGAAATCTCGACCGAGCGGTCGACTGTGTTAGGGTTTGAGGTCCGCGTGGATCACTCGGCTTGTGGGACTCGGTTGAGAAGTGGGGTGGAAAGTATATCCGTGAGCGCCTGTCTCGTCCGGCTTCCGTGGGTTGGAGATGTCCCTGTTGGCTATTTGGGCTTGTTTGCGGGTTAGTGTGGCATTTAATACAGGGCTCACTCCTGGAGACGCCTGGTGGGTGCTGTCAGTGTGTGAGGAGGTCCGGGGCCCCTGGAGAATCGGAAGATGCAGGCTCAAACCTTGAATGCCGGAAACAGACCTAAAGGCTGCATTTAATCCAGTTAATCCAAACCAGTTCACTCCTTCCAGTCCGTCCTCACGGACCTTACTGAAAACTTTGTCTCCCAACATCACCACTCTTCTCACTGTCCCCACAAAATTAAGTGTGTTCGGAGTGAGCTAGGGATATATTGACTATTAAAGAtgtagcttttgtttttatagtcTTCAAGTTTACTATACTTGTGGATACTTCCTTTTAGGGTCATTATGAGTGAATGCATCTCCTTtgctctatattctgttccatagcgagaactccccccccccccccacgttaGGATCATCTGTataaacataaggaaaaattAATTGTATCATGTAATTTCTCATCCTCAACATATTTGCTTAGGAGatgatatttatacatttttaatcatTGCAATAAATATCAACACAGGTTGGTGAACCAGACCGTGGTGTCTGAGTcaaacatatattacattatatattattatatattacttatattaataacaaaatactCAGTTATAATTTTAGTCGTTTTACTGAGGtttaatttacataccataaaattcaccattacatttcagtgatttttttaaaaagattttatttatttatttatttatttgtcagagagagagagagagcacaatccgGGAGCtgcaggcatagggagaagcgggctccccactgagcagggagccccatgtgggactcaatcccaggaccctgggatcatgatctgagccaaaggcagacgtttaactgactgagccacccaggcatccctacatttcagtgatttttaactGAGTTTctagagttgtgcaaccatgaGTATAATCCAGTTTCAAGacaatccaattttaaaagatttccatcACCTGGAAAAGTTTTCTTGGCGCTCTGTGCACTCAGTGTCCACTCCTACCCCGAGCCACACACCACCCTGATTATCTTCTAGAATCTATTAATTTGCAATTTCTaggcatttcatataaacagaatcatatatGTAGTCTTTTGTTGTTGCCTTTTTTCATTAGCATTATATTTTGGTCTACATTATAATTATCACTAGGTTTTCCCCTTTTTTCCA
This region includes:
- the LOC113935806 gene encoding LOW QUALITY PROTEIN: zinc finger protein 432-like (The sequence of the model RefSeq protein was modified relative to this genomic sequence to represent the inferred CDS: deleted 1 base in 1 codon) — protein: MPRTMLLQESLTLEDVAVDFTWEEWQLLAPAQKDLYRDVMLENYSNLVSVGYQASKPDALSKLERGEEPCTKQEEVPSGTRPEPSKVDNHLQGHWENPRMLKGMEQNHKHNAFGNIPQSKSHFPSRQNHMLEFYIKTLKSNLSLVNQSKSYEIKNSTKFNGDEKLFLHDKQEDFNSAIKLPISAKPISNKSQVVKYQRTREIEKPHVCSECGKAFIKKSQLTDHHRVHTGEKPYGCNICAKVFSRKSRLNEHERIHKREKSFLCNDCGKVFTMKSRLIEHQRTHTGEKPYVCSECGKGFPGKRNLIVHQRNHTGEKCYVCSECGKGFTGKSMLIIHQRTHTGEKPYICSECGKGFTTKHYVIIHQRNHTGEKPYICNECGKGFTMKSRLIEHQRTHTGEKPYVCDECGKGFPRKSNLIVHQRNHTVEKSYVCSECGKGFTVKSMLIIHQRTHTGEKPYICSECGKGFPLKSRLVVHQRTHTGEKPYRCSECGKGFIVNSGLMLHQRTHTGEKPYICNKCGKGFAFKSNLVVHQRTHTGEKPFTCSECGKGFTMKRYLIVHQQIHTGEKSYICSECGKGFAMETELILHQQIHTGEKPYACNECGKGFTVKSRLIVHQRTHTGEKPFICSECGKGFSSKRNLIVHQRTHSGEKPYVCSECGKGFTVKSNLIVHQRTHTGEKPYICTECGKGFTMKRYLVVHQRTHTGEKPYICSECGKGFTVKSNLIVHQRSHTGEKSYMCNECGKGFTTKRTLIIHQRTHTGEKSYLCNECGKGFTTKRTLIIHQRTHTGEKPYECNECGKAFSQKICLIQHERCHTGKTPFVCTECGKSYSHKYGLITHQRIHTGEKPYECNECGKAFTTKSVLNVHQRTHTGERPYGCSDCEKAFSHLSNLVKHKKMHTREMGRFSQVVNPLTQSHSSLLISELLQNRSPMNVMTVEMPSVATASLATKTSLNISVSSRLECNHGTAGC